One segment of Leuconostoc lactis DNA contains the following:
- a CDS encoding ABC transporter ATP-binding protein, with product MTESLPVIEMRHIVKKFGDFAANDDINLKVQQGEIHALLGENGAGKSTLMNILTGLLQPTSGEILINGQQVTVDSPSKAAALGIGMVHQHFMLIDAFTVTENIILGSEVTKGLSLDTKSAAKKIQALSEQYGLQVDPYAKVSDISVGQQQRVEILKTLYRGADILIFDEPTAVLTPQEIEELIAILHNLAKEGKSIILITHKLDEIRAAADTVTVIRAGKSIDTFPVAGVSSQELADLMVGREVSFKTDKIDATPGETVLHIDNLEVHDARGVAAVKDFSLDVKAGEIVGIAGIDGNGQTELIQGITGLTKVQSGQVVLQGQDITNKKPRQITEAGVGHIPEDRLRFGMEVDMTLSENLALQTYYKAPLSQHGVLQADAMDKLANELVKEFDVRSAGIHVLAGSMSGGNQQKAVIARELNRDNELVIAAQPTRGLDVGAIEYIHQRLIDQRNDGKAVLVVSFELDEILNLSDRIAVINAGKVVGIVDAKDTNKQELGLLMTGMSLADARAALKEEVHA from the coding sequence ATGACCGAATCATTACCAGTCATTGAGATGCGTCATATCGTCAAAAAATTTGGCGATTTCGCAGCCAATGATGACATTAATTTAAAAGTCCAACAAGGTGAAATTCACGCGTTACTTGGTGAGAACGGTGCTGGGAAATCAACTCTGATGAATATTCTCACAGGCTTGTTGCAACCAACTTCAGGTGAAATCTTGATTAATGGGCAGCAAGTAACTGTTGATTCACCCTCAAAGGCAGCTGCTTTGGGTATTGGGATGGTGCATCAGCACTTTATGCTCATTGATGCCTTTACGGTGACTGAAAATATCATCTTGGGGTCTGAAGTGACGAAAGGCTTGTCACTCGACACCAAGTCAGCAGCCAAAAAGATTCAAGCATTGTCTGAACAATATGGCTTGCAAGTTGATCCCTATGCGAAGGTTTCTGATATTTCCGTGGGTCAGCAACAACGTGTTGAAATTTTGAAAACACTCTATCGTGGTGCTGATATTTTGATTTTTGATGAACCAACAGCGGTTTTGACCCCACAAGAAATCGAAGAATTAATTGCTATTTTGCATAACTTGGCCAAAGAAGGGAAATCAATTATTTTGATTACCCACAAGTTAGATGAAATTCGGGCGGCTGCTGACACGGTGACGGTTATTCGTGCCGGGAAGTCAATTGATACGTTCCCGGTGGCCGGCGTGTCATCACAAGAATTGGCTGACTTGATGGTTGGTCGTGAAGTGAGCTTTAAGACTGACAAGATTGATGCCACGCCTGGCGAAACGGTGTTGCACATTGACAATCTTGAAGTGCATGATGCACGTGGTGTGGCCGCGGTTAAAGACTTTTCACTGGACGTTAAGGCTGGTGAAATTGTCGGTATTGCTGGAATCGATGGCAATGGACAAACAGAATTAATCCAAGGCATTACGGGATTGACCAAAGTACAGTCAGGTCAGGTAGTTTTGCAAGGACAAGACATTACCAATAAGAAGCCACGCCAAATCACAGAAGCCGGTGTAGGGCATATCCCTGAAGATCGTCTCCGGTTTGGAATGGAAGTTGATATGACGTTGTCAGAAAACTTAGCATTGCAAACGTACTATAAGGCGCCTTTGTCACAACACGGCGTGTTGCAGGCTGATGCAATGGACAAGTTGGCTAACGAGTTGGTCAAGGAATTTGACGTGCGTTCGGCTGGTATTCATGTCTTGGCTGGGTCGATGTCTGGTGGTAATCAACAAAAAGCCGTGATTGCCCGTGAGTTGAATCGTGATAACGAATTGGTAATTGCCGCCCAACCAACACGTGGACTTGATGTCGGCGCGATTGAATATATCCATCAACGTTTGATTGATCAACGTAATGACGGTAAAGCGGTGCTGGTCGTCAGCTTTGAATTAGATGAAATTTTGAATTTGTCTGATCGTATTGCCGTGATCAATGCGGGTAAAGTTGTCGGGATTGTTGATGCAAAAGATACAAATAAACAAGAATTAGGATTGCTGATGACAGGGATGAGTCTAGCCGACGCCCGTGCAGCGCTTAAAGAAGAGGTACACGCCTAA
- a CDS encoding TrkH family potassium uptake protein has translation MSRKIELPTAAEMKKFHNQSHQRTFWSYFSMPQRLTLGFLSVITIGALLLMLPISHYGNMRHSFLNALFTSTSAASVTGLTVVDTATHWTLFGQIVIMCLIEVGALGFMSFSVLLFTATKRQMDLRNRMMIQEVYSLENLYDTRAVFGYVIKLSIIIQIVGALCLAPFFINDFGIKKGSFFALFHAISAFGNAGFTTLPGNGAAYTSQPWVMFIFAALIVAGSLGFLVWRDVLLYSRTKKLSLHSKLALVMTGALIVGGWLLYEITQSNLAIAHTLSPLNRAFNTLFMSISYRTAGFSQFSFTDMSQATILVTMILMYVGGTPGSTAGGLKTTTLGVLLLKTHAALRGKKDVTFAHRRLTDENITRALLLVFVSMVFLAGLSFLLLLTQGTDAHFGLEYIVFEVVSAFATAGLSLGLTPHLTDFGQCVIMLTMFIGRVGVYTVMFSVLNVHTEHAPYQYPEESVIIG, from the coding sequence ATGTCACGAAAAATTGAACTCCCCACTGCGGCGGAAATGAAAAAATTTCATAATCAATCGCATCAACGGACTTTTTGGTCCTATTTTTCGATGCCACAACGGTTGACCCTTGGGTTCCTGTCCGTCATCACGATTGGCGCCCTTCTCTTAATGTTACCCATCAGCCACTATGGTAACATGCGACATAGTTTTCTCAATGCCTTATTCACCTCGACATCAGCTGCGTCAGTGACAGGACTCACAGTTGTTGACACAGCCACGCACTGGACACTGTTTGGTCAAATTGTCATCATGTGTTTGATTGAAGTTGGCGCGCTAGGTTTTATGTCCTTTTCTGTGTTATTGTTCACGGCAACCAAGCGACAGATGGACTTACGTAACCGGATGATGATCCAAGAAGTCTATAGTCTCGAAAACCTGTACGATACACGCGCAGTTTTTGGTTACGTCATCAAGTTATCCATTATCATTCAAATTGTCGGGGCACTCTGTCTGGCACCTTTCTTTATCAATGATTTTGGTATCAAAAAAGGCAGTTTCTTTGCCCTCTTTCATGCCATTTCGGCTTTTGGAAATGCGGGGTTCACGACGCTACCTGGTAACGGGGCAGCGTATACGAGTCAGCCTTGGGTGATGTTCATTTTTGCCGCTTTAATTGTGGCCGGTTCGCTAGGATTTTTGGTTTGGCGTGATGTTTTGTTGTATTCACGGACTAAAAAATTAAGTTTACATTCAAAACTCGCCTTAGTCATGACTGGTGCCCTAATTGTTGGTGGTTGGCTACTTTATGAAATCACCCAAAGTAATTTGGCCATTGCACACACCCTGTCACCACTCAATCGTGCCTTCAATACGCTTTTTATGTCTATTTCCTATCGGACAGCTGGCTTTTCTCAATTCAGCTTTACCGACATGTCACAAGCCACCATCTTAGTCACGATGATCTTAATGTATGTTGGTGGCACCCCCGGTTCTACTGCTGGCGGGTTAAAAACAACTACCTTAGGCGTTTTATTACTCAAAACACATGCTGCGCTGCGCGGTAAAAAAGATGTGACCTTTGCACATCGCCGTCTTACTGATGAAAATATTACCCGCGCACTACTCCTTGTTTTTGTTTCAATGGTCTTCCTGGCTGGTCTATCATTTTTGCTCCTCCTCACTCAAGGTACCGATGCCCATTTTGGTCTCGAATACATCGTCTTTGAAGTCGTCAGTGCGTTTGCTACTGCCGGATTATCCCTTGGCCTCACGCCACATCTCACAGACTTTGGCCAATGTGTCATTATGCTCACGATGTTTATTGGTCGTGTCGGCGTCTATACGGTCATGTTCTCTGTGCTCAATGTGCACACCGAACACGCCCCTTATCAATACCCTGAAGAATCTGTCATTATCGGTTAA
- a CDS encoding potassium channel family protein: MRQTYAIIGLGRFGGALLETLVANGQDVLGIDINEEQVNDYRDIATQVVIADAQEDDVLRKLDIASFDHVVIAIGHNMQASILATINAKDLGAKNVIAKAENRTHLRVLTKIGADFVVQPEREMGERIGRKLLAPNMLNFIELSDDYSMAEVQIVNPAFTGKTLSELKIRKKFGLNVIAVRHDGEVIVAPESSYRVHPLDILSVVGPKDMVDDFDQMTNK; encoded by the coding sequence ATGCGTCAAACCTATGCTATTATTGGTCTGGGCCGCTTTGGTGGTGCCTTACTGGAAACGTTAGTGGCCAATGGCCAAGATGTGCTTGGCATTGATATTAACGAAGAACAAGTCAACGATTATCGCGACATCGCCACTCAAGTCGTCATCGCTGACGCCCAAGAAGATGATGTCTTACGTAAATTAGATATCGCGAGCTTCGATCATGTCGTGATTGCCATTGGTCATAATATGCAAGCCAGTATTTTAGCCACCATCAACGCCAAAGACCTTGGGGCTAAAAACGTGATTGCCAAAGCTGAAAATCGGACCCATTTACGAGTGTTAACGAAAATTGGGGCTGATTTCGTCGTTCAACCGGAACGTGAAATGGGTGAACGAATCGGCCGTAAGTTACTCGCCCCTAACATGTTAAACTTCATTGAACTATCAGATGATTATTCAATGGCCGAAGTCCAAATTGTGAATCCAGCCTTTACCGGCAAGACCCTCTCGGAATTAAAAATTCGCAAAAAATTCGGCTTGAACGTTATTGCTGTACGCCACGATGGTGAAGTCATTGTGGCACCGGAATCTAGTTATCGTGTGCACCCTCTCGATATTCTCTCGGTTGTCGGACCAAAAGATATGGTAGATGACTTCGACCAAATGACAAATAAGTAA
- a CDS encoding alpha/beta fold hydrolase yields MAKYHVKRVVLVMVVLGLLASVGLWFATQKVARPASRQTIILLHGYGSSARATKALATAIQAQTHLKRRQQVNVSPQGMVKLSGTTHQLQQGGIYQLNFDDKQTTAQQASAALARLLQTLKARHVNQVVLVGHSMGATAALHVLLSHPIQDTTYPTVTHLVTIAAPFNSGLGSGGFDHAFDHNTIDPATKRPRLQDASYRYFEQHRANMPEQTKILNVMGDIGDGSDGVVTNFSSCALKFWVKKDQIYQTLTIRGPKVQHSQVRDKPAVTRQVAQFIIE; encoded by the coding sequence ATGGCAAAGTACCACGTAAAAAGGGTTGTGCTTGTGATGGTCGTATTGGGACTACTGGCCAGTGTGGGCTTGTGGTTTGCGACGCAAAAAGTTGCCCGACCCGCTTCTCGTCAAACCATTATTTTATTGCATGGTTATGGGAGTAGCGCGCGGGCAACGAAGGCGTTGGCGACCGCGATTCAGGCGCAAACGCATTTGAAACGGCGCCAACAAGTCAACGTGTCACCGCAAGGTATGGTGAAATTGTCGGGAACGACGCACCAACTACAACAAGGTGGCATTTATCAATTGAATTTTGACGATAAACAAACAACTGCCCAGCAAGCTAGCGCAGCACTCGCGCGCTTATTACAAACGTTAAAAGCGCGTCATGTCAATCAAGTTGTCCTAGTTGGGCATTCGATGGGGGCGACTGCTGCGTTGCATGTGCTGTTGTCGCACCCAATACAAGATACGACGTATCCAACTGTTACGCATCTGGTTACCATTGCTGCGCCGTTTAATTCTGGTTTGGGGTCAGGCGGTTTTGACCATGCATTTGATCACAATACGATTGACCCGGCAACAAAACGCCCACGGTTGCAAGATGCGAGTTATCGTTACTTTGAGCAACATCGCGCTAATATGCCCGAACAAACGAAAATATTAAATGTGATGGGTGATATCGGGGATGGCAGTGATGGCGTCGTGACGAATTTTAGTTCGTGCGCGTTAAAATTTTGGGTCAAAAAAGACCAAATTTATCAGACTTTGACAATCAGGGGACCAAAAGTCCAACACAGTCAGGTTCGAGACAAGCCAGCCGTGACGCGACAAGTTGCCCAATTTATTATCGAATAA
- a CDS encoding helix-turn-helix domain-containing protein → MAARKTVFNDKQRILRLYSALISHRALSIEEIEDMFFIGRKTVQRDISEIRDFLHDLQIGEPIQSEIVYDRNSRKYKLTEMDNLFRVFDKINQIDESDPID, encoded by the coding sequence ATGGCAGCACGGAAAACAGTATTTAACGATAAACAGCGTATTTTGAGGCTCTATTCGGCTTTAATTAGCCATCGCGCTTTGTCGATTGAAGAAATCGAAGACATGTTTTTTATTGGCCGCAAGACTGTGCAACGGGATATCTCTGAAATTCGTGATTTTTTGCATGACCTGCAAATTGGGGAACCGATTCAATCCGAAATTGTCTATGATCGTAACTCACGCAAGTATAAATTAACCGAAATGGATAATTTGTTCCGCGTTTTCGATAAAATTAATCAAATTGATGAAAGCGATCCAATCGATTAA
- a CDS encoding YbhB/YbcL family Raf kinase inhibitor-like protein produces MQLTVPLENGFIPDKYAKFAPAKYRTQDMPTTNFPITITDIPDGTQSLSISLIDYDAIPVGGFPWIHWLAANVPVGNVPEDLRATGQAVSGTNSTWHFVQKCQQPANPAVNQAYIGPMPPDQTHNYTLTVFALDTQLDLQDGFFLNELRTKSQGHVLDMAIVELPARA; encoded by the coding sequence ATGCAGCTTACTGTGCCACTCGAAAATGGTTTCATTCCCGATAAGTATGCCAAATTTGCACCGGCAAAATATCGGACACAAGACATGCCGACCACAAACTTTCCTATCACAATCACGGATATCCCTGACGGCACACAATCACTGTCAATCAGTCTGATTGACTATGACGCCATCCCCGTTGGTGGATTTCCTTGGATTCATTGGCTCGCCGCCAATGTCCCTGTTGGCAATGTGCCGGAAGACTTGCGCGCAACGGGTCAAGCGGTTTCGGGCACGAACTCAACATGGCATTTTGTGCAAAAGTGCCAACAACCGGCCAATCCGGCGGTCAACCAAGCCTACATCGGCCCTATGCCACCGGATCAAACGCACAACTACACGCTGACCGTCTTTGCCCTTGATACGCAACTGGATCTCCAAGATGGCTTCTTCTTAAACGAACTGCGGACCAAAAGCCAAGGCCACGTACTGGATATGGCAATCGTAGAACTGCCTGCCCGCGCTTAA